In Ciona intestinalis chromosome 11, KH, whole genome shotgun sequence, the DNA window AGCAGGAAAACTcagttttattgaataatGATTTTACTTCAGTCTCTGCGCTTCTTAAAGGCGAAGTCGAATCACgagtattgtttttttggacaacacaataaataaaaaaggtgaTAATTACAATGTAGATCGTGACAATAGGGACAACGATTCACGCAACCAATCTGAAGACATTTTGACGTTCAACAATGGTCTGAATCAAATATCTGAATAAGATTTACGCTGATACGTCTGCAGCCGGCGACGTACAATTACGCCCTAGGGCCTGGATTAAACTATTTGACTGGCTCTGCGCCGTTTTAACTAAAGTAGCATGTGACAGAAAGATCACCttgaaacttttatttctatatCAAACTATAAAGAAAATACATCAGTAACTAAGCTAATGGCTTGTTGTATAAAAACTCTTTGGCAAGAGAATTATTCTTCGGTGGCAAAATTcgaataaattgtatttttaaaaagctgcATTTTCCGCAACAGTATTAGTTTGATGCACTATACACCACTGTTGCAAATGATTTAGTAGTCCTAGTGATGTTGCATAATGTAGCATGTACCATCAGTATAATGTTTAGTATAAGTTAAATACCTTATTTTTACCGATACAGTAACTAACTCTGGATGTTATATTTGGCGCAGGTTTTTCTACTTCTGATTTTAAGTACTCTAGAGCTTTCGTGCTACGTTCACCCAGTGAGTGTTTTAAACGCCCGAAGTCTCATGGCATCAAATGTTTCTACGATGCAATTTAAAGAATCGAAAACTCATGGTAGGCCAAATATTACACCAACGTGTGAAAGACTGGAAAAGTTTTACACTGAACTAAATATGATAATAGGGGTTTGGTGACCtgctttaataaaaataaataaattattgttgccaggtgtattataataataaatatttcatttccGACAGATTTTCATATTAAACCAACCAGAGTTTTGACGTCGCGTACAAAAAAAGCCTTTAtccaaaaaatgtaatttttaaagaacatCTGTCAAGTTTTAAAGTCCTAGATTGAAGTTAAAGATGTAGCAGTTGGGTAGGTGTTTTGCTTTCGATTTTGTTTATCAGTTTTGGTTTATATAATGtgggttggggcaagatggtccatgtttccattctattttgtcgtccAAATTGGTTGTAAACTAAGCATATTATTTGAAATgagaatatatttataaacacaattCTCACTTCTTAAGAGCATTGTAAATTGTTCTAAACTGTTTCTACGGAATATTATGAGCATTTTACCCAATGatcagttttacaattttattgcaaaatgatttttttgtggcTAAGAAAACTTGGGATGTTTTACAGGCCTTAAGACAAGGTGCCCATTACAAAAGATTTTGGTTAATCGGATTATATTTAATCGTCTACATATATGGATTACTGAAGTCATTATATTCGTTTCTGtctgttttaacaaaactgttGTCGCACCAATCtagtataataatattaactctttattttctctttgttACTGTAACAAAAAATAGGAAGAAATGCAAAATAACATGAGAGCACaatttagcaacaaaacaaacaccGTCGGTTCTTAAAATGCACTTaacagttaaaatatgtttaaaataaatggaaaaaagTGTGATccttgcaaaaaaaataactttcaatgaacaaaatatatacaatcaatttggttaaaataaatttttaatgtgtatAAATCcataaaaggtttaaaaatctgattacttttaaactatttatctTTATTGCTTTGAAGAGAAACAGAAATACATTCTTCATTTGATCGTGTTCactacatttttacatttcctGTCAGTAACATGTCCTTGATATTAGGCCATTTAACCAGTTTACATGTAAATCAACGGAGAGTTTCTTATTAGTTGACAAAATTAATCTAAACGTTCActctttaaatacaattatCGGTTTCGGGTTAAGAAACATGGGGACCAGTTCCAAATATTGCTTAAATAGGGCGAAATGTCGGTTTTAAATGACCGCCCATGTGCCTGTAATATGGGATAATTACGCGTTACTTTTATGATTAGTTACAATTGTCGGCTGTAGTTACCTTGATAAGGTAGTcggaaaaataaattgaaacggTTTCCTGAATGACTTAGAAAAATACCGgaaattgttaataaattcAAGGGAAAACGCCACGCTCTTCAAAAAGCGAGTAGCACCGAAAGTTCCATCACATTAGTATgacagcttttaaaaataggaaaaaaggTAATTAAGGTAATCTACATAAAAGTAATTAggaattatattaatattattgtttataaatattaaagctTAAGAAAATATGCACcagcaaatttaattttattaagcCCTAAATTGTggttaaaaatgattaataaattatattaaagtCTTTTCAGGCCCCTATAGCTTGTCACTTCCATACAGGGTGTAATTATCTTTAATAATTACCAGTCCTGTTGGTCAGGTCTAACATATAGAATCCGGTCATGATATGAAAGAAAAACTTTGGTCTGTACCAGTATAGACATACAACAGGAAGGGAACAGACCAGATAGTTGTTTAGtcgaaataaagtatagtGCTTCAATGGCTTTATCAAGCTATATATGCATTTTTGTGCTGTGGATCATATGCATTTCAACGTGTTTCGGTAAATAAATAAGACCTATAgaagttaattaaaaaataatgtttaaaatactttaaagttAGCAGTATTTCTGCctctatttaaagttttagtgttaaatgaataaattgattttatttatctttgcgtgatgggcaacaacagtcgttaacacCAGTgtcatgtttcatacacctcatactcgcttacaaataaaataattttatatataactttgttttgtggggaatatttttttggactttttattgtatggctgacaatttacacAACCCATAAGGGATCATGGGTTAAGAGCTagtgtcgttaagtgtctcgGACAAGGACACGCACGTCCACAATTTCAGCTGTGTCAAATAATAAAGCCTGCATCCTTTAGGCTAATAACGTCATGCTAAACAATGTGCCACGCGTTTCTTTGTATGTCTGTATTAGAACCTGTACAGTAGCATCAgcaaattagtttaaatgtattttcctAACAGGTCAGCAAGACACTCACCATCTAGACTGCGCGTTATACAAATGCAATTCAAGCAGTGACTCGAACTGCGACACTGTCGGCAGATGCAAAAACAATTTCCGCATGTGCTGCGACAGACTGTGCCACCACAAACAAGATGTATGTCCGACTACCCTGTTAAGAAACGGAAACGAAACATACACGAACTACGTACAGAACTTGAACGAATCGATGTACAGAAACCACCTGGAACAAGTTAAAGCACTTATCACTCGATATGCAGCAGAACGAGAATGCTGGCCAGAAAATAAATGCTTGAACCAAACTACATGTCAATCTCAATACCAGCAATGCGAGAACGGGCAGTGCGTCAGCTTTTTATCGGACTGTGTGATGTTTTGGGAGACTCAAACTTACATCCACGATAATCCAAACATAACTTGTTACCCAGACGAGCTCTGCTTTAGAAACAACTGCAAAACAAAGTAAGATATGACTTGTAAAAATGTCCGCGAATCTGACTCTGATGTTcatatagttgaacgattcttgtataGTAAAGTACAGTAACACGTTTTGGTAGCACCAGagtggttacgttttcgtagcccCAGATTATTAAAGTAGAACatcttctgttttattttaattgactGAATAGTTTGTCTCTATACTGGGCTGTACCCTATACAGAAATAAttagtagttttaaaatatggatATAACACTAAAAATTGACCAAAAAaggaacatttttatttatatcttaatttaattttttttattttgaatttaccTATTTTTACAATACTGTATTTTTACAGTAACAATGGAACTTTTTCCAGTATTGTTggatataaaatttaaaactgtatccaaAACAtgctaaatgttttttttttatatctcaaaattacatttgtgttttgaatttcctttttttaacagtATATACTgcttttttacaactttgatTTATATAGCcctaattaatgttttaattaaatttaagatttttttatataaacgcATGTATTCTTGTACAGTTACAATTTTTAGCAGTATTGGttcaaaaaatgattttttttttctaatttcacCAACTCTgatttaattcacattttaatCCGATACAAGatttatgcatatatatataattaatcagattgcattttaaacgcatttatttttgtacagtTATTGGATGTGCGATGATGGAGAATGTGTCCACGAACATGTAGTTTGTCGAGGAGGCAACGATTGTGGGGATGGGAGCGATGAAAAATATTGCAGTGGGAATTGTTTTCCGCCGTTCcggtaaaattttgttttaaaaatttttttttgattttttaatttgtgaaattttaaagaaaattttaaaaatattttaagtttaatgttttttttttcaggtgtCAGAATGATACTTGTAACCTGGGGTATACAGCGTGTTCAAATGGGGAATGCATATTACAGGTTAGGCTGGCTGTAATATTCGTTAGCATCATTGGTGGGCATTATGATTTTATATACTTTCACTGCACAGTACATAACTACGCATAAAGTtgcaaaatttgtaaaaatatacagtttttCTTGTacatttttccaaaattttgcAAACACAGGCTCagtgttttagaaaaaaatgaagaaaaaagattgttaaaactaccttttaaattagaaaaaaaagtgtttgatTTAACCTAATGGTCcctcttatgggttgtctaaattgtaagccatacactataaaaaaaggaaaatatattAGACACAAAGTTGTATAGGCTACTCTGTATCTtgcacagggtgtatgaaacataacaactAAGTTATAAACGACTGCTGTTGCTTCGCCacatgaaaataaagttttttaaaaaagcgaccatgtaaaaaaaaggttttaaaaaaaaatccgcAGCGTGCTTCGTCacgtaaaaataaagtttttttaaaaaatagtaaattacCAAACTTTTTCACTATTTCACAGGAACAAGTATGTGATACACTTATAGACTGCGCTGATGGCTCAGATGAAGTGAACTGTTCAGGTTCATGTTGGCCAGAGTCAGCATGTAATTCAGATCTTACTTGTAAATCGGGTTATTTTGGCTGCGATAATGGTAAGTAATCTAGGATATGTGGCTTATATAGTATAGTGGAGAAAAAGGCCCAAATTACCTCAAACTTTTGGTTTTCTTTGACGATTGCAATAAAatgagtttttataaaatgagtttttattttgtattaataacAATTATGACAAGAGGaaaattgttggttttatatattttttttaaaactttcttaaaaaaaaattttgtacttttaaatcaataatttAATTGAGATAGaatagattttaaaatcaattctATCTCAAAGTTAACATTAGCAAGTAAAAAAAGCATGggaaacttaaaaaacaattgcaaAGCTGGTCTTAATCCAAGGTTTCCTGGTGTGTATTGAAGATGGACCTCATCCATACAAAATAGAACTGTCAaatttattcagttttaacTTTCAATTATTGGCTGTGGCAGTATAGCTcagtttttcaaatttaaatattttttgaacacAGGCAAATGTATCGACGACTCTAACGTATGTGACATGAGAAGAAATTGTGACGACGGCACAGATGAAATTCGAGACTGGCACGGTTTTAAATGCGTTTTAGGAAAACATTTCGAAACATGTGTCCTGCCACAAGAACAAGCATTCGACACCGTTGTCAGGTGCCGCGACCACGCTGACAAGTGCCATACAAATGGGACGTGTACCTGTTTTACCTGCCTAGACCAAAAGTTGATAATATCGTCAAAGCAGCAGTGTGACGGAATTATCGACTGTTACGATATGTCGGACGAGTGTTTTTGTTTCGAGGAAACGGCAGCTGAGAAAAAATGCAACTCTGTGTGTCTtcataataacaacaataacaggtagtttataaattataaaaacagtaaaatgtgTATAATTCTATATGGACGAGGTCCTACTGCGCAttgaaagtttttaatatgtcataataatttcaacaattaaaaaaaaaaattaaaaatgttgaaaccTATTTTCTtagaaatagtaaaaattcaaaacaaaaaaaaattacaattatttttctattttcgggtaaaaaatcatttttaaatccAAGTTAAGTTACGAATCATTGCAATAAAATTCCTACCATGCTCCACAACagtttttgtaacaaacatatttttacattcaGCATACAGAACTCGGACAGTTGTGCTTGCGAAACCGGCATGTTCGACTGTGGAGATGGAAACTGCTTAACTACAAACCTAGTATGCGATGGTACACCTCAATGCCCAAATCAAATAGATGAAATAGACTGCGCAACACATTATATGAGCACTATGAAAATGACTGCTTGTCCTGGGGACGTAAACAATAACAGTCTCATACAAGCCGTGATGTGCGACGGCAGGCCTGAGTGTTTTGACTTGTCCGACGAATGTGATGGAAGCTGCAATGTAACCGCCCCGTTTTGCAACATAAGGACGATGTTTAATTCTAGAAACGGACCGTTCGAATTTCTTTGCAATACTTTGTAagttaacaaattatttttttattaaaaaaataataaattactatatttgaacaacttttatattaataatttttttttaaagttgtgtttttgcagttttaaggtatgttttaacactttttatttattttcgcgatttttttaagtatataatgtttttaacttttttatatttttacagaattctTTACTTTGATGTTAAGGCGATATGTGACGGAAAATGGAGCGACTGTGTTCCTCGAATTGACTCCGAAGAACTAGGCTGCCCTGCCCGACACTATTGCCAGAGTGGAGATTCCATTAGCATTGATAAAAACTTGCTCTGCGACGGGGTTTCTCAATGCGATGACAAGTCGGACGAAACAAACTGCACTGATCGGTTTTTCTGCGAAAACGGTACCCCATTTTCGGTCCCAATGTCCAAAAAAATGGACGGGATAGCCGATTGTACTGATATGAGCGACGAATGCCCTAAAGAGCTGGACGAAAACGTCTTCTCGTCCCGAAAAGATCTACTAGGGTCCGCCATTTTTCGCGCTACGACCTGGATTTTTGGAATAGCTGCAATAGTTGGCAACAGCGCTACTTTTATCTACGCAGCTAAAATTTTACGGAACTTTAAATCCCTCAACCCGATAACAAAGATAAATTACATTCTACTGATCAACCTATCTGTTGCTGACGGTCTTATgggaatttatttaattatattggGAGCAAAAGGCCTCCAGTTTTCAGGGAATTACTGCAGATTTGACAAATCTTGGCGCACAAGCTCGCAATGCTCAAGTTTAGGGAGCCTCGCGCTAGTATCTAGTGAAGCAACAATCTTCATTCTAGCTTTTCTTGCTACGTTACGCTTATGCTCGATTCTAAAccctttaaaaacaaagagaacATCGACAAAATTCCCAACTATATGCATTGGAGTGGCTTGGGTGTTATCTGTTTTTCTCGGCACAATTCCGCGATACCCAGCTCTTTCGGACTACTTCAGTTCTGCTGTATGGATGCCCACGAAACTGACAAAGTTTGACACTCAAAACAAAACGACCATGGAAACTTTTGTACAGCGACTTTACGTTGCACAAAACACAACTCAGGCACCTCCTGCCTCCTTATCTTGGCTTGCCATGGAAAGTTATATTGACCAAAACTACCcagatgttaaaataaaggGCTACTTTGGCTATTTCAGCGACAACAGTGTCTGCTTGCCAAAGTTTTTTGTCTCCCCGGGCGAGCCTGGTTGGGGTTATTCAGTCATAATCATtctgtttaactttttcatgTTTGTCTACATCTGCGTCGCATACTTAGTCATTTCAAAAGCTACTTCATCTCCGACTATTAGACGACATCGCTCGAATCAACTACAAAAGATGCAAATGAGAGTAACTCGGCTGGTTTTGACAGATTTTGCTTGTTGGATACCAATCTGCATCATGAGTTTTCTACAACTCGGTGGGGTAGAGATACCAAACCAAGCGTATGCATTCAGCGCTGTCATACTCCTGCCTATTAATAGTGCGTTGAATCCTTTACTGTATTCTGACATCACTtataaaaagttcaaaaacttTTTCGCATCTCCGAAAAGAAGAGGGAAAGTCGTCAGCGTCGTGCAGTGCCGGAAGTCGGAGCAAGATCGCTCCTCCAATGAGGAAGATGGAGCAAAAGCATCGGAGCAAACGGAAGAGCAacagttttgattttttcgcaaatattaaaactgaacaagttattttaccaaaaaaacaaaaacgtgCTTTAGAAGAGTGCTCTTCAAGGGggcatttaaatgtttttaatgtttcgaATGTAAATTAATTTAGTCGCAGTTCTAATAATGTGATACTTATGTTAATTTATACGtgtatatactttatatgTTAATCTGAATTGCAAATAAAATCGGGAAATTACCCCAAAAAAAGAAGAGAAATCTTGAAAACTTGTATtagaacattttatttgacaagtttaaaaaaatcccgAATGTTTATATTTCGTGGAATGCTGTTGGGTAACGAAGAAAGGGGTCGATTTTACACCAAAGTTCAGATAGTACGAGCACCGTCCTAGAATTTCTGCATAGTAGACTCAGACTGGTCCAGTGTCGCGAAAATCTGGTTCTCATCGGCACATGCGTAGAGCGTAGACACGGtacattttatcaaaaatatttaaacctggCTTGGaactaattatatatatacacgtttttatgtagtttattctatttaatgtgaaaatgtaggttttgtccccttttttgttgttgacgACGTGTAAACGGTAGTGGCCACTGgttatacgtcataatgtataagttaagttaaaatacagcttaaattactattaaaaagataaattctaaaacataaacttacgAAAAATGTCGCATCCAACAAGTGTTATTTTAGTCGGAACCAGAGTTCTAGATTCCTCATataataagttataaatagCCTGTGGGAACCAGTTTTCTAGGAGAACCAGATTTCTGCGACATCGGCGACTATCATCAGATTTCCCTAACGTATGTGCTCAACACTGAAACGATTCATTAGCAGTTTATTAAATCcggtttaaagtttaaacaaacttaaaacgaTTCATAGcaacctaaaaaaacaaacaaaaagagaGTTAAAGTCAACTTAAACGCGCACTCTAACTAAACTGCAGTACAAATGGCAAGTACCACACGCAAACTAAGTACCGTGGCAAATTAGGAAATACGAGAGAAACGTAGGGATGTTGATTAGGAGCGGCGCGTAACAATAATAAGAAAGAAGGAATTCACTACAAACACGTACATTAAAAATTCGTTTTATTATTAGACGAATAAACGATCTGACGAAAACATTGATAACACCAGCGTGCTTTTGTTAGCAGGCTTGTATTAAAAATGCGAATTTTTGCTTTATATTAATCTATGTTGTGtccattttttttgaaaattcgTGTgtcatgtttaaatttatttaatttttttgtttatgttttcttcATGTCCatgtaattaaaaattgtacgAAACATggcgaaaattaaaaaaaatggacatatacaatttttttttaactaattctGTTTTCTTCGACCTATCTTTAATAtcttttcttgtcacatttggtaaaaacacaGGACATTTCcagagttatataaccgtagccccgctACTCTAATAGAGCTAtgtcaattgttaaaaacatagaattatggaatttatgtgctaacggtggaATTGTGGTTCTTTATTTGCCGTAGGAATTTCTATCCGCAGGGCTTTTCGTAGATTGGTGCGATACGCCTAGTCGCACAGGTTTAACTATAGAGTAAGTCCgtatacaaataaatgtataatataggaaatttatcctcgcgtggtagGCAAtgacagacgttataacacggatatTCTGTTATACACACTTTGtgccgtttacgagttaccactgaTGTAAGTTTTTGCGTAATTAATTTTGAGGTTTTTTTTGTCTAATGTATAGTGgagtgagggaagatgggacacctttggtacataatatctaagtatcctaatcgtgttttaaacaacttacaacagtctataggagtcgtgagggtatagttttataattctttgaatgttctttgtttactaataaatgggacgagaaaatacaggaaaaaggtgtcccatcttcccccaccgcaCTGTATGACCAACAGAGTATTTCAAGCTGCCTTGTCAAAAAAATACTGCTAAAACACTAATTACATAGACGCGAAATTACGTTAGATGTTATATTTTCAGcaagttatgtttttattattaccaaTTTGTTGTGCATTCGTAAGTGTTGCAAAATTTGTGAACGCATACGTAGATTTAAAGGGCGctttctaattttaaattcgCCCCTTCAAATTTCTAATGTgggattttaattt includes these proteins:
- the LOC108949928 gene encoding G-protein coupled receptor GRL101-like isoform X1; the encoded protein is MALSSYICIFVLWIICISTCFGQQDTHHLDCALYKCNSSSDSNCDTVGRCKNNFRMCCDRLCHHKQDVCPTTLLRNGNETYTNYVQNLNESMYRNHLEQVKALITRYAAERECWPENKCLNQTTCQSQYQQCENGQCVSFLSDCVMFWETQTYIHDNPNITCYPDELCFRNNCKTNYWMCDDGECVHEHVVCRGGNDCGDGSDEKYCSGNCFPPFRCQNDTCNLGYTACSNGECILQEQVCDTLIDCADGSDEVNCSGSCWPESACNSDLTCKSGYFGCDNGKCIDDSNVCDMRRNCDDGTDEIRDWHGFKCVLGKHFETCVLPQEQAFDTVVRCRDHADKCHTNGTCTCFTCLDQKLIISSKQQCDGIIDCYDMSDECFCFEETAAEKKCNSVCLHNNNNNSIQNSDSCACETGMFDCGDGNCLTTNLVCDGTPQCPNQIDEIDCATHYMSTMKMTACPGDVNNNSLIQAVMCDGRPECFDLSDECDGSCNVTAPFCNIRTMFNSRNGPFEFLCNTLILYFDVKAICDGKWSDCVPRIDSEELGCPARHYCQSGDSISIDKNLLCDGVSQCDDKSDETNCTDRFFCENGTPFSVPMSKKMDGIADCTDMSDECPKELDENVFSSRKDLLGSAIFRATTWIFGIAAIVGNSATFIYAAKILRNFKSLNPITKINYILLINLSVADGLMGIYLIILGAKGLQFSGNYCRFDKSWRTSSQCSSLGSLALVSSEATIFILAFLATLRLCSILNPLKTKRTSTKFPTICIGVAWVLSVFLGTIPRYPALSDYFSSAVWMPTKLTKFDTQNKTTMETFVQRLYVAQNTTQAPPASLSWLAMESYIDQNYPDVKIKGYFGYFSDNSVCLPKFFVSPGEPGWGYSVIIILFNFFMFVYICVAYLVISKATSSPTIRRHRSNQLQKMQMRVTRLVLTDFACWIPICIMSFLQLGGVEIPNQAYAFSAVILLPINSALNPLLYSDITYKKFKNFFASPKRRGKVVSVVQCRKSEQDRSSNEEDGAKASEQTEEQQF
- the LOC108949928 gene encoding G-protein coupled receptor GRL101-like isoform X2, translated to MCCDRLCHHKQDVCPTTLLRNGNETYTNYVQNLNESMYRNHLEQVKALITRYAAERECWPENKCLNQTTCQSQYQQCENGQCVSFLSDCVMFWETQTYIHDNPNITCYPDELCFRNNCKTNYWMCDDGECVHEHVVCRGGNDCGDGSDEKYCSGNCFPPFRCQNDTCNLGYTACSNGECILQEQVCDTLIDCADGSDEVNCSGSCWPESACNSDLTCKSGYFGCDNGKCIDDSNVCDMRRNCDDGTDEIRDWHGFKCVLGKHFETCVLPQEQAFDTVVRCRDHADKCHTNGTCTCFTCLDQKLIISSKQQCDGIIDCYDMSDECFCFEETAAEKKCNSVCLHNNNNNSIQNSDSCACETGMFDCGDGNCLTTNLVCDGTPQCPNQIDEIDCATHYMSTMKMTACPGDVNNNSLIQAVMCDGRPECFDLSDECDGSCNVTAPFCNIRTMFNSRNGPFEFLCNTLILYFDVKAICDGKWSDCVPRIDSEELGCPARHYCQSGDSISIDKNLLCDGVSQCDDKSDETNCTDRFFCENGTPFSVPMSKKMDGIADCTDMSDECPKELDENVFSSRKDLLGSAIFRATTWIFGIAAIVGNSATFIYAAKILRNFKSLNPITKINYILLINLSVADGLMGIYLIILGAKGLQFSGNYCRFDKSWRTSSQCSSLGSLALVSSEATIFILAFLATLRLCSILNPLKTKRTSTKFPTICIGVAWVLSVFLGTIPRYPALSDYFSSAVWMPTKLTKFDTQNKTTMETFVQRLYVAQNTTQAPPASLSWLAMESYIDQNYPDVKIKGYFGYFSDNSVCLPKFFVSPGEPGWGYSVIIILFNFFMFVYICVAYLVISKATSSPTIRRHRSNQLQKMQMRVTRLVLTDFACWIPICIMSFLQLGGVEIPNQAYAFSAVILLPINSALNPLLYSDITYKKFKNFFASPKRRGKVVSVVQCRKSEQDRSSNEEDGAKASEQTEEQQF